In Oryza sativa Japonica Group chromosome 3, ASM3414082v1, one DNA window encodes the following:
- the LOC136355585 gene encoding uncharacterized protein — protein MDESNIPSFMLGDFDPNYVSRSFPTGEYDATGSAPTPPVMEPPAGSEASGTMSGSASTNTGSKRSRTSGVWQHFDEVAMTGPDGRQVTFARCRICKNKLSAKSSGGTGHLKRHAEACAKKQGIQLRQQQLLLNPDGTGDRLQRPPPVPAAGKKKLQWSRIWGGSSSSHGGGTSSSAASGDARSHGPAEELSNYLDSDAIMHETSDFNVLGWWNDHKMSYPVLSKLARDVLTVPVSSVSSESVFSLCGRIIEDRRTSLSSDHVEILLSVKDWELAAEHAQYTADNQELAAQFENLYLDDEQLG, from the exons atggaCGAATCGAACATTCCATCGTTCATGTTAGGTGATTTCGACCCTAACTACGTGTCGAGGTCATTCCCAACTGGTGAGTATGATGCCACCGGATCGGCTCCAACACCACCAGTTATGGAGCCACCGGCGGGTTCAGAAGCATCCGGCACTATGAGTGGGAGTGCATCGACGAACACCGGCTCAAAGAGATCAAGAACTTCCGGTGTTTGGCAACATTTCGATGAGGTGGCCATGACAGGCCCTGATGGAAGGCAGGTAACATTCGCGAGATGTAGAATATGCAAAAATAAGTTATCTGCAAAATCATCTGGTGGAACAGGACATTTGAAGCGGCATGCCGAGGCTTGTGCAAAGAAGCAAGGAATCCAACTACGACAGCAACAACTACTACTAAATCCTGATGGTACG GGAGATCGCTTGCAAAGACCCCCACCTGTCCCTGCAGCAGGTAAGAAAAAATTACAGTGGAGCAGAATTTGGGGCGGTTCATCTTCTAGCCATGGTGGTGGTACCAGTTCATCAGCAGCAAGTGGGGACGCTAGATCGCATGGTCCTGCCGAAGAGTTGTCCAACTATTTGGATAGCGATGCCATCATGCATGAAACGTCAGACTTCAACGTACTCGGGTGGTGGAATGATCATAAGATGTCATATCCTGTGCTAtcaaaactagcacgggatgtgttgacggtgcccgTATCTTCGGTATCCTCCGAATCAGTCTTCAGTCTATGCGGAAGAATTATCGAGGATAGGAGAACAAGTCTGAGCAGCGATCATGTGGAAATACTATTAAGCGTCAAAGACTGGGAACTTGCTGCAGaacatgcccaatacactgctgacaaccaagaattggccgCACAGTTCGAAAACCTTTATTTAGATGATGAACAATTAGGGTAG